Proteins found in one Salinimonas lutimaris genomic segment:
- a CDS encoding efflux RND transporter periplasmic adaptor subunit: protein MNKNIIIALLAGLGLGALLVAALNSSSETPVQDEAKKPLYWVAPMDDSYRRDEPGKSPMGMDLVPVYPDSSTEQKTSPGTVKISARVENNLGVRTAPVTWGTLKSTIQTVGYVQFDEEQLTHIHSRVSGWIEKLNIKANGQSIEKGAPLYSIYSPELVNAQEEYLLALQSGNQKLRQAAMVKLEALKVSDEFIAELKQTRQVKQQVTYLSPQTGVINALNIREGFYVKPEVTLLSIADLSAIWVNAEVFERDAALIEQGQPVAISVPALPSKNWQGKVDFVYPELDENTRTLTVRIRLDNPDDILKPNMLANVTIEKTASQNAILVPAEAVIRTGQQNRVVVVVGNGQYKSVEVALGQISNEQIAITRGLNKDDVVVTSAQFLIDSESSKSSDFKRMEGVSPQMSASQSPTKTSDSVQTTHSSETKEEVQAVWAQGKITNVMAEHRMVTIDHQPVEAWEWPQMVMDFAVGESVDINALKIGQSLHFEISRLAEGGFEITGIHIMEPDSQPAKVSQPEAKEEAQAVWAQGKITNVMAGHRMVTIDHQPVEAWEWPQMVMDFAVGESVDINALKTGQSLHFEISRLAEGGFEITGIHIMSSGSQPAKAEDKPMTSDHSMH, encoded by the coding sequence ATGAATAAAAACATTATTATCGCCTTACTGGCAGGTTTGGGCCTGGGCGCATTATTGGTGGCGGCTTTAAATAGCTCATCAGAAACTCCTGTACAAGATGAAGCTAAAAAACCCTTGTACTGGGTAGCGCCCATGGATGATAGCTATCGCCGGGACGAGCCGGGTAAATCGCCGATGGGTATGGACCTGGTTCCGGTTTATCCCGACAGCAGCACCGAACAGAAAACATCGCCAGGTACGGTAAAAATCTCTGCCAGGGTCGAAAATAATCTGGGTGTACGCACGGCCCCTGTTACCTGGGGAACGCTTAAATCGACGATTCAAACCGTTGGTTATGTCCAGTTTGACGAAGAACAACTGACTCATATTCACTCGCGGGTAAGTGGCTGGATTGAGAAGCTTAATATTAAAGCCAATGGCCAGAGCATTGAAAAGGGTGCGCCCCTTTATTCTATTTATTCTCCGGAGTTGGTGAATGCCCAGGAAGAATATTTGCTGGCTTTACAAAGTGGTAACCAAAAACTCAGGCAGGCTGCCATGGTTAAGCTTGAAGCACTGAAAGTATCAGATGAATTCATTGCTGAGCTTAAACAAACGAGGCAGGTTAAACAGCAGGTAACGTATTTGTCACCGCAGACCGGGGTGATAAATGCGCTGAATATTCGTGAAGGTTTTTACGTAAAGCCCGAAGTCACCTTGCTAAGTATTGCTGATTTATCGGCTATTTGGGTTAATGCGGAAGTGTTTGAGCGCGATGCTGCGTTGATTGAACAAGGCCAACCCGTTGCTATTAGTGTACCTGCATTGCCCAGTAAAAACTGGCAGGGTAAGGTCGATTTTGTTTATCCCGAGCTGGACGAAAATACCCGCACGCTCACCGTGCGCATCCGTCTGGACAATCCCGATGACATCTTGAAGCCTAACATGCTGGCTAATGTCACCATTGAAAAAACAGCATCACAAAACGCTATTCTGGTACCGGCTGAAGCGGTAATCAGAACCGGACAGCAGAACCGGGTTGTGGTTGTTGTTGGTAACGGTCAGTACAAGTCGGTTGAGGTTGCACTGGGCCAGATAAGCAATGAGCAGATTGCTATTACCCGGGGCCTTAACAAAGACGATGTGGTTGTAACCTCTGCCCAGTTCCTGATTGACTCAGAATCAAGCAAATCCTCTGACTTTAAGCGAATGGAAGGGGTATCACCACAAATGTCGGCCTCACAGAGCCCGACTAAGACATCAGACTCTGTGCAGACAACCCATTCATCAGAAACAAAAGAAGAAGTTCAGGCTGTTTGGGCACAAGGAAAAATCACTAACGTGATGGCAGAGCATCGTATGGTCACTATCGATCATCAGCCTGTTGAAGCCTGGGAATGGCCACAAATGGTGATGGATTTTGCCGTAGGCGAAAGTGTTGACATTAATGCGCTAAAAATAGGACAGTCACTGCATTTTGAAATCAGCCGGCTAGCTGAAGGTGGGTTTGAAATCACCGGTATTCATATTATGGAACCCGACAGTCAGCCCGCCAAGGTTTCTCAGCCAGAAGCAAAAGAAGAAGCACAAGCGGTTTGGGCGCAGGGAAAAATCACTAATGTGATGGCAGGGCATCGCATGGTCACTATCGATCATCAGCCTGTTGAAGCCTGGGAATGGCCGCAAATGGTGATGGATTTTGCCGTAGGTGAAAGTGTCGACATTAATGCGCTAAAAACAGGACAGTCACTGCATTTTGAAATCAGCCGGCTAGCTGAAGGTGGGTTTGAAATCACCGGTATTCATATTATGTCATCAGGCAGTCAGCCCGCTAAGGCTGAAGACAAGCCTATGACCTCTGACCATTCAATGCATTAG
- a CDS encoding efflux RND transporter permease subunit, with translation MIESIIRWSVANRVLVLLMTLMLVLGGVYSLNKTPVDALPDLSDVQVIIKTSYPGQSPQVVQDQVTYPLTTAMLSVPGASTVRGYSFFGDSYVYVIFEDDTDLYWARSRVLEYLNQAASALPDDVQPQLGPDATGVGWVYIYALQDKTGQHDLGQLRSLQDWFLKYELQTVDGVSEVAAVGGMVRQYQIQVMPEKLRAYGIPLSHVQQAVQRGNQESGASVVEMAEAEYMVTTTGYIQNLDDIRQIPLGLVKEGTALTIADVATVNVGPQMRRGVAELNGEGEVVGGIVVMRFGENAEKVITGVKDRLQSLKKSLPPGVEVVPVYDRSQLINNAVDNLWTKLGQELIVVALVCVVFLFHLRSSVVAVITLPLGILVSFIVMYFQGINANIMSLGGIAIAIGAMTDGAIVMIENMHKHMEKTPLTNENRWQVVTKAASEVGPALFFSLLIITVSFLPVFILEAQEGRMFAPLAFTKTYAMAASAGLAITLVPVLMGYFIRGKVTSEKKNPLNRVLVAGYMPLLTKVLKYPKTTVLIAAIVTVVGFYPVNKIGSEFIPPLDEGDLMYMPTTYPGISIGKARELLQQTDKLISTVPEVKSVFGKVGRAETATDPAPLTMIETFIQLKPQSEWRDGMTTEKLRTELNNLIDFPGVTNAWVMPIKTRIDMLATGIKTPVGIKVAGEDLSVIQRIGKDIETILKEVEGTASVYSERVAGGRYLKVDISRERASRFGLNIGDVQATVSSAIGGMNVTETVEGLERYPVNIRYPQDYRSSPERLMSLPIVTDSGQRISLGDVADVYVEEGPPGIKSENARINGWSFVDIKDVDVGTYVENAKTVLQNKLDIPAGYSLTWAGQYEYMERAKEKLTFVLPLTLAIILILLYLNFRAFSEVAMIVVTLPMAMIGGLWLLYFEGFNFSVAVGVGFIALAGVAVEIGVIMLVYLNQSLKELLDESIKNHQVIEPGEYRQALLHGAGLRIRPVMMTVATIIIGLLPIMYGSGTGSEVMSRIAAPMIGGMSSAVVLTLLVLPALYCLIKQHTIKRHNNKMMADD, from the coding sequence ATGATTGAATCAATTATTAGATGGTCAGTGGCTAACCGCGTATTAGTGTTGCTGATGACCCTGATGCTGGTATTAGGCGGGGTTTACTCGCTTAACAAAACACCGGTAGACGCTTTACCCGATTTGTCTGATGTACAGGTCATTATTAAAACCAGTTATCCGGGGCAGTCGCCGCAGGTAGTGCAGGATCAGGTAACGTATCCGCTGACAACTGCCATGTTATCGGTGCCCGGCGCTTCAACCGTTCGCGGGTATTCGTTTTTCGGCGACTCGTATGTTTACGTTATCTTTGAAGACGATACAGATTTGTACTGGGCGCGCAGTCGCGTACTGGAATATCTGAATCAGGCCGCTTCGGCGTTACCTGATGACGTTCAGCCACAACTAGGTCCGGATGCTACCGGAGTTGGCTGGGTATATATATATGCGTTGCAGGATAAAACCGGACAACATGATCTTGGTCAGCTGCGCAGCCTGCAGGATTGGTTTTTAAAATACGAGCTGCAAACCGTAGATGGCGTATCTGAAGTGGCTGCGGTGGGCGGCATGGTCAGGCAGTATCAAATTCAGGTTATGCCCGAAAAGCTACGTGCATACGGTATTCCTTTGTCGCATGTGCAGCAAGCGGTGCAGCGAGGAAACCAGGAAAGCGGGGCTTCGGTGGTCGAAATGGCAGAAGCAGAATATATGGTGACCACCACCGGCTATATTCAGAACCTGGATGATATTCGACAAATTCCTCTGGGGCTGGTGAAAGAGGGCACGGCCTTAACCATAGCCGATGTGGCCACGGTAAATGTCGGCCCGCAAATGCGACGGGGTGTGGCCGAGCTAAATGGTGAAGGCGAAGTGGTGGGCGGCATTGTCGTGATGCGCTTTGGTGAAAACGCTGAAAAAGTGATCACAGGTGTTAAAGACCGGCTGCAATCACTTAAAAAGTCACTGCCACCGGGTGTAGAGGTAGTGCCGGTTTACGACCGTTCGCAGCTTATCAATAACGCCGTAGACAATTTATGGACAAAGCTGGGACAGGAACTCATTGTTGTCGCGTTGGTGTGTGTGGTGTTTTTGTTTCACCTGCGCTCGTCTGTTGTGGCGGTCATTACCCTGCCGTTAGGTATTCTGGTGTCATTTATTGTGATGTATTTTCAGGGTATCAACGCCAACATTATGTCGTTAGGGGGGATTGCTATTGCCATTGGTGCCATGACCGACGGCGCTATCGTTATGATAGAAAATATGCATAAGCATATGGAGAAGACCCCGTTAACCAATGAAAACCGCTGGCAGGTGGTGACTAAAGCGGCGTCAGAAGTGGGTCCGGCTCTGTTCTTCAGCTTACTGATTATTACCGTATCGTTTTTGCCGGTATTTATTTTAGAAGCTCAGGAAGGACGCATGTTTGCGCCCCTGGCTTTCACTAAAACCTATGCCATGGCCGCTTCAGCCGGGTTGGCCATTACCCTGGTGCCGGTATTAATGGGCTATTTTATTCGCGGCAAAGTGACCTCAGAAAAGAAAAATCCACTAAATCGCGTATTGGTTGCCGGTTATATGCCGCTGCTCACCAAGGTACTTAAATATCCAAAAACAACGGTACTGATAGCCGCCATCGTTACTGTAGTCGGGTTTTACCCGGTTAACAAAATTGGCAGTGAATTTATTCCTCCTTTAGACGAAGGCGATTTGATGTACATGCCAACGACCTACCCGGGTATCTCGATAGGTAAAGCGCGGGAGTTACTTCAGCAAACCGACAAATTAATCAGCACCGTGCCTGAGGTGAAAAGTGTGTTTGGTAAAGTGGGCCGGGCTGAGACCGCCACCGACCCTGCGCCGCTCACCATGATTGAAACCTTTATTCAGTTAAAGCCGCAAAGTGAATGGCGCGATGGCATGACCACCGAAAAACTCAGGACAGAGCTGAACAATCTGATTGATTTTCCTGGTGTGACTAACGCCTGGGTCATGCCTATAAAAACCCGCATAGATATGCTGGCGACCGGTATTAAAACTCCGGTGGGCATTAAAGTGGCGGGCGAAGATTTGTCGGTCATTCAACGAATTGGTAAGGATATTGAGACCATACTTAAAGAGGTTGAGGGTACAGCGTCGGTATATTCAGAGCGGGTGGCCGGTGGCCGCTATCTGAAGGTTGATATATCGCGTGAGCGTGCCAGCCGGTTCGGGCTTAATATTGGCGATGTACAGGCGACGGTTTCTTCGGCTATTGGTGGTATGAATGTCACTGAAACTGTAGAAGGTCTTGAGCGTTACCCGGTCAACATTCGGTATCCGCAGGATTATCGCAGCTCGCCTGAAAGGTTAATGAGTTTACCCATTGTTACCGATTCGGGTCAGCGCATTTCATTGGGTGATGTTGCCGATGTATACGTAGAAGAAGGACCGCCTGGGATTAAAAGCGAAAACGCCCGGATTAACGGCTGGTCGTTTGTAGATATCAAAGATGTTGATGTGGGTACCTATGTAGAAAACGCAAAAACGGTACTACAGAACAAGCTGGATATACCGGCAGGCTATTCGCTGACCTGGGCAGGCCAGTACGAATACATGGAGCGAGCCAAAGAAAAACTGACGTTTGTTTTGCCGCTTACTTTAGCCATTATTCTTATTTTGCTGTACCTGAATTTCAGAGCCTTTAGCGAAGTCGCGATGATTGTAGTGACCTTACCTATGGCGATGATTGGTGGTCTGTGGTTGCTTTATTTTGAAGGGTTTAACTTTTCAGTGGCAGTGGGGGTTGGCTTTATCGCCTTAGCGGGCGTGGCCGTCGAAATTGGCGTAATAATGCTGGTTTATCTGAATCAGTCTCTTAAAGAGCTGTTAGATGAGTCGATAAAAAACCATCAGGTTATCGAGCCCGGTGAATACCGTCAGGCATTATTGCATGGAGCGGGCTTACGGATTCGCCCGGTTATGATGACGGTGGCGACCATTATTATCGGATTGTTACCCATAATGTATGGCTCAGGCACAGGGTCAGAGGTAATGAGCCGGATTGCCGCACCAATGATAGGCGGTATGAGCAGCGCCGTAGTGTTAACACTACTGGTTCTTCCGGCGCTCTACTGCTTAATAAAACAGCATACTATTAAACGTCACAACAACAAGATGATGGCTGATGATTAG
- a CDS encoding PepSY domain-containing protein codes for MLLVGVQFVIWMLSGVYMVITDIHEVHGEHLITKQSTFSVDEVLLSPGDIMAQYPLATKVRLTSRQGRPVYIATFTANSDKPALPKAISAVTGEALAVVNEAAARDIAASRFTGAGGIAAATLIESQQNLPEEVSGRYLPFWRIDFDTPETPTFYVQQNTGEVVTVRYDGWRSFDWMWRFHIMDLDDGRTIGNFFLLSAIFTGLLAALSGAGLSYWRVCRPLVKGEDQ; via the coding sequence ATGCTGCTGGTAGGGGTTCAGTTTGTTATCTGGATGCTATCAGGCGTTTACATGGTTATTACCGATATCCATGAGGTGCATGGCGAACATCTGATCACTAAACAATCTACGTTTTCGGTGGATGAGGTGTTGCTTTCGCCCGGTGATATTATGGCGCAATACCCTTTGGCGACAAAGGTGCGTCTGACTTCCCGGCAGGGAAGGCCGGTTTATATTGCTACGTTTACAGCAAATTCTGATAAGCCGGCTCTGCCTAAGGCAATAAGCGCAGTGACAGGTGAAGCTCTGGCTGTGGTAAATGAAGCAGCCGCACGTGATATTGCGGCCTCTCGTTTTACCGGTGCAGGCGGTATTGCCGCCGCCACGCTGATTGAAAGCCAGCAAAATCTGCCTGAAGAAGTTTCAGGTCGGTATTTGCCTTTCTGGCGAATTGATTTTGATACTCCTGAGACACCCACCTTTTATGTGCAACAAAATACCGGCGAAGTGGTCACCGTGCGCTACGATGGCTGGCGCAGCTTTGACTGGATGTGGCGCTTTCATATTATGGATTTAGATGACGGGCGAACCATTGGCAACTTCTTTCTTTTAAGTGCTATTTTCACCGGATTATTGGCAGCCCTTAGCGGTGCGGGGTTAAGTTACTGGCGTGTGTGTCGGCCTCTTGTAAAAGGGGAAGACCAATGA
- a CDS encoding 2Fe-2S iron-sulfur cluster-binding protein, whose amino-acid sequence MSPLITKSHRWLSVPVGIQVLIWLGTGLYLSLFSHDGPELKIQQPQSVDWRVYAEKLYPVSQLPIGKAESIETVILAGKPVYEVILYSQSHNYQPRQVRLFNAVSGQPFSIDKSWAKAIALERYTGDAVLSTIELEQDSGGLLPKQRNAYWTAYFDDSAFTYIHIDQQSGRLLKASNEHSRFVALMFKLHFMDYWDKGNFNHPLLIVASILALAFSLSGLAWLVMLLKAGRFKVRFGELHNIEVLVANNNQNVTVKGRKNTTLLTTLTQNKLQLPAKCGGGGTCGTCRFYTEAKLPVTPAEEHLIARTELAAGCRLACQHSSASVDSIIVKDVATQALTLQVSRAQYISPTIKEVAFKVVGGNLQNFNAGASVQFSILAGKRRTVPTDIPAQWRSYWSEFETQTLPYKNTTRSYSIANYDGECDELIFTIKWQCNIATQKSGGAGSSYLCSLEPGASVEAYGPFASFAERANRSGAMIMVGGGSGIAPLRALIFEALIKHSVTQEVIFIYGARHEEDLCYSDEFEHLAKRFKNFTYLPTLSLPSPTWQGHTGYVQQIIRERVASVIFKSANFYLCGPAPMLAEVKSLLLSQHIEPHQIYIDSFNTNEVKNESNS is encoded by the coding sequence ATGAGTCCGTTAATTACGAAAAGTCATCGGTGGTTGTCGGTCCCGGTGGGCATTCAGGTGCTTATCTGGCTAGGCACAGGCTTGTACCTGAGCTTGTTTTCTCATGATGGTCCTGAGCTTAAAATTCAACAGCCCCAAAGTGTCGATTGGCGGGTATATGCCGAAAAACTGTATCCGGTCAGTCAGCTTCCGATTGGTAAGGCTGAGTCAATAGAGACGGTTATACTGGCCGGCAAACCTGTTTATGAAGTTATCCTTTATTCACAGTCGCATAATTACCAGCCCAGGCAAGTGCGGCTATTTAACGCGGTATCTGGCCAGCCATTTTCAATTGATAAGTCTTGGGCTAAAGCCATAGCACTTGAACGCTACACCGGTGATGCTGTACTAAGTACCATTGAGCTTGAACAAGATTCGGGTGGGCTGCTACCAAAGCAAAGAAATGCTTACTGGACAGCTTACTTTGATGATTCGGCGTTTACGTATATCCATATTGACCAACAGTCTGGGCGGTTGTTAAAGGCCAGTAATGAACATAGCCGGTTTGTGGCACTCATGTTCAAATTGCATTTTATGGACTACTGGGATAAAGGCAACTTTAACCACCCATTACTTATTGTTGCATCGATTTTAGCGCTGGCGTTTTCGTTATCAGGTTTGGCCTGGCTGGTTATGCTGCTAAAAGCTGGCCGCTTTAAAGTGCGGTTTGGCGAGTTGCACAATATTGAGGTTCTGGTCGCTAATAACAATCAAAACGTCACCGTAAAGGGCCGTAAAAACACCACATTATTAACGACGTTAACTCAAAATAAATTGCAACTGCCGGCTAAGTGTGGCGGTGGAGGGACGTGCGGAACATGCCGGTTTTATACCGAGGCCAAATTACCGGTAACGCCTGCTGAAGAACACCTTATTGCCCGTACCGAGCTGGCTGCGGGCTGCCGTTTAGCGTGTCAGCATTCATCTGCTTCTGTTGATTCAATCATAGTGAAAGACGTAGCGACTCAGGCGCTGACTCTTCAGGTTTCCCGAGCCCAGTATATTAGTCCTACGATAAAAGAGGTTGCCTTTAAGGTTGTGGGCGGGAACCTGCAAAATTTCAACGCCGGCGCTTCAGTGCAATTCTCTATCCTGGCCGGAAAACGCCGTACCGTGCCAACGGATATTCCGGCTCAGTGGCGTTCATACTGGTCTGAGTTTGAGACTCAGACCCTACCATACAAAAACACCACGCGAAGCTACTCAATAGCCAATTATGATGGTGAATGTGATGAGCTGATTTTTACTATTAAGTGGCAATGTAATATCGCCACGCAAAAGAGCGGTGGGGCAGGCTCAAGCTATTTATGTTCACTTGAACCGGGAGCGTCTGTTGAAGCTTATGGGCCGTTCGCCAGCTTTGCCGAGCGTGCGAATCGGTCCGGCGCAATGATTATGGTAGGCGGCGGCTCGGGCATAGCACCGCTTCGGGCACTGATTTTTGAAGCCTTAATAAAACATAGCGTGACGCAGGAAGTAATTTTTATTTATGGCGCGCGCCATGAAGAAGATTTGTGTTACTCAGATGAATTTGAGCATCTGGCTAAACGCTTTAAGAATTTCACTTATCTGCCCACACTCTCATTACCTTCGCCAACCTGGCAAGGGCATACCGGGTATGTACAACAGATCATCCGAGAGCGGGTAGCGTCTGTCATTTTCAAAAGTGCCAATTTTTACTTATGTGGCCCTGCTCCTATGTTAGCAGAAGTAAAGTCATTGCTGCTGTCGCAGCATATTGAGCCACACCAGATTTATATCGATTCTTTTAATACAAACGAGGTTAAAAATGAAAGTAATTCATAA
- a CDS encoding copper resistance CopC family protein has product MISGLLFSSVAFSHGGVELTKTMPKDDAMLMSAPQTLELSFSAKLQLMKVTLSKKGGDEVDFGFEPSREAEADYSWELPKLSPATYNVEWIAMGSDGHKMKDSYSFMVH; this is encoded by the coding sequence GTGATATCAGGTTTACTGTTTAGCAGTGTAGCGTTTTCTCATGGCGGGGTAGAGCTAACTAAAACCATGCCGAAAGACGATGCAATGTTGATGTCAGCTCCACAAACGCTGGAATTGTCATTTTCGGCAAAACTTCAACTAATGAAAGTCACGCTCTCTAAAAAGGGTGGCGACGAGGTTGATTTTGGCTTTGAACCCAGCCGTGAAGCCGAAGCTGACTATTCGTGGGAGCTTCCAAAGCTGTCTCCGGCCACCTATAACGTTGAATGGATTGCGATGGGCAGCGATGGTCACAAGATGAAAGATTCTTATTCATTTATGGTGCACTAA
- a CDS encoding copper resistance D family protein, producing the protein MEMYIWNTLIIVCKALFYAGTAGIAGYAFLQTFGFEKSTQTLPTAYARKITRYFIYVFTLTVISVPIWFLAKVGAFSESGISGALDPTMLSIMWDSPVGHMAQVRGGATVFALLSLLVATRLGFQHMVIRVCMLLALAVALYSYTLAGHISEQGLIEKMLLIVHVFVMSWWFGALIPLKLGCRYLPVEQTKSLMHKFGVSAQFLVGLMIIVGVLMALQLFDNISQLFTSAYGLTLMAKIGCVGALLLIAARHKRKLVPMLKNQQAVDKLSRSISLEITLAATLLLITAALTSVVGPDFS; encoded by the coding sequence ATGGAAATGTATATCTGGAATACGCTGATCATTGTCTGTAAAGCTTTATTTTATGCAGGAACGGCAGGCATAGCCGGGTATGCATTTCTTCAGACATTTGGCTTTGAAAAAAGCACTCAAACTCTGCCCACAGCCTATGCGCGCAAAATAACCCGCTATTTTATTTATGTCTTTACGCTCACCGTTATTTCGGTGCCGATATGGTTTTTGGCGAAAGTGGGCGCTTTTTCAGAAAGTGGCATAAGCGGAGCACTGGACCCGACTATGCTGAGTATTATGTGGGATTCACCTGTAGGCCATATGGCACAGGTACGTGGTGGCGCCACTGTTTTTGCGCTTCTGTCACTACTTGTCGCTACCCGGTTGGGTTTTCAACACATGGTAATTCGCGTTTGCATGTTGTTGGCATTAGCGGTAGCGCTTTACAGCTATACCCTTGCCGGCCATATATCAGAGCAAGGCTTGATTGAAAAAATGCTACTGATTGTACATGTTTTCGTTATGTCTTGGTGGTTTGGCGCACTGATCCCACTAAAACTCGGGTGTCGTTACCTGCCCGTAGAGCAAACCAAATCACTAATGCATAAGTTTGGTGTATCTGCACAGTTTTTGGTGGGGTTGATGATTATTGTCGGCGTACTTATGGCGCTACAGTTATTTGACAATATTTCGCAGCTTTTCACCTCTGCTTATGGGCTGACTTTGATGGCAAAGATAGGGTGTGTTGGCGCGCTACTATTAATAGCGGCCCGCCATAAACGTAAGCTTGTCCCTATGCTGAAAAACCAACAAGCAGTAGACAAGCTGTCCCGCTCCATCTCGCTGGAAATTACTTTAGCAGCAACGTTGTTACTTATCACCGCCGCGCTGACCAGTGTGGTTGGCCCCGACTTTTCATAA